A section of the Phaseolus vulgaris cultivar G19833 chromosome 8, P. vulgaris v2.0, whole genome shotgun sequence genome encodes:
- the LOC137824749 gene encoding uncharacterized protein, with amino-acid sequence MILRERGEYNIQDDESSGEEEKEDREGAYPCEGELMMIRRTLNNHPSVNHETQRENIFHIRCKLLENICSLIVDNGSCCNCCSTKMVEKLNLQLVPHPKSYKLQWINEDGELTVDKRVKVSLYVGNYKDEILCDVVPMEACHILLGRQWKFDKKVMHNGLTNEITFTHKENKVLFYPLTPSQVVKDQVQMKPKRENERKKKKIEKAEKDLKEKAEAWEKSVPSHKEGPIGLPPVRGIEHQIDLVPGASLPNRPTYRTNPEETKEIESQVQELLEKGWVQKSLSPSVVPVLLVPKKDGK; translated from the exons ATGATCTTAAGAGAGAGGGGTGAGTATAACATCCAAGATGATGAGTCTAGTggggaagaagagaaagaagatagAGAGGGGGCATATCCTTGTGAGGGAGAATTAATGATGATCAGAAGAACCCTCAATAATCACCCTAGTGTGAAccatgaaacacaaagagagaacatctttcatataAGATGTAAACTTTTAGAAAACatttgttctctcattgtggataatggttcttgctgcaattgttgtagcactaagATGGTTGAAAAACTTAATCTACAATTAGTACCTCATCCAAAatcttacaaacttcaatggatcaATGAAGATGGAGAACTAACTGTAGACAAGCGAGTAAAAGTCAGTCTTTATGTGGGGAACTATAAAGATGagattttatgtgatgtagtacccatggaagcttgtcatatcttATTGGGAAGACAATGGAAATTTGATAAGAAAGTTATGCATAATGGTCTTACCAACGAGATTACTTTTACTCATAAggaaaataaagttttattttatcctttaaCACCCTCACAAGTGGTAAAGGACCAAGTACAAATGAAaccaaaaagagaaaatgagagaaaaaaaaagaaaatagaaaaagcagaaaaagaCCTTAAAGAGAAAGCTGAGGcatgggagaagagtgttccttcccacaag GAAGGACCCATTGGACTTCCACCtgttagaggtatagaacaccAAATAGATTTAGTTCCGGGAGCTAGTCTACCAAACAGACCAACTTATAGAACTAATCCTGAGGAGACTAAGGAGATAGAGTCACAAGTTCAGGAATTGTTGGAGAAAGGCTGGGTTCAAAAGAGTTTAAGTCCTAGTGTTGTACCTGTTTTGTTGGTGCCAAAGAAAGATGGCAAGTag
- the LOC137826642 gene encoding ABC transporter C family member 3-like: MNNNVVHSLMHSLLLNPIFLNVLSASLHCLLLLSASLSWLWNKMTFTPGTGEEDSKEKEKPNDSETLFKTTVFCSLGVSAFSFVLCFFNYFYWYASGWSEQKFMTLLDLALKTLAWGVVCVSLHKGFFVFGSGERSFRFSLIFRVWCALYLVFSCYSFVVDIVVVTKIPTQLLVYDVMSTCAGFLFFYVGYFVKKKGHVNGIEEPLLNNDAKETKGGDNVTPFSHAGVFSILTFAWVGSLVAAGYKKTLNLEDVPLLDNKDSVAGAFPSFRDRLEVDYGANAINSLTTLKLVKSLVMSAWKEILFTAFLALLSALASYVGPYLIEGFVQYLDGQRQYENQGYVLVSAFFFAKIVECLSQRHWFFRLQQIGLRIRALLVVMIYNKALTVSCQSKLGHTSGEIINFMSVDAERVGVFSWYMHDLWMVALQVALALLILYKNLGLASVAALVATIVVMLANVPLGSLQEKFQNKLMESKDIRMKATSEILRNMRILKLQGWEMKFLSKITELRKTEEGWLKSFVYTSAMTTFVFWGAPTFVSVVTFGTCMFLGIPLEAGKILSALATFRILQEPIYNLPDTISMIAQTKVSLDRISSFLRLDDLPSDVVEKLPQGSSNTAIEVIDGNFSWDLSSPNPTLQNINFQVFLGMRVAVCGAVGSGKSTLLSCVLGEVPKISGDLKVCGTKAYVAQSPWIQSGKIEDNILFGKPMDRERYEKVLEACSLKKDLEIFSFGDQTIIGERGINMSGGQKQRIQIARALYQDADIYLFDDPFSAVDAHTGSHLFKECLLGHLCSKTVVYVTHQVEFLPTADLILVMKDGRITQCGKYIDLLNSGTDFMELVGAHRKALSTLDSLDGGTTSNEISTLKKEENVCGTHDFKEKEVSKDVQNGETDNKTEPKGQLVQEEEREKGKVGFLVYWKYITTAYGGAMVPFILLAQILFQALQIGSNYWMAWATPISTHVQPRVEGMTLIGVYVSLAVASSFCVLVRAMLLVTTGYKTATILFNKMHFSVFRAPMLFFDSTPSGRVLNRASTDQSAVDTDIPYQIGSLAFSMIQLLGIIAVMSQVAWQVFIVFIPVIAVSIWYQQYYIPSARELSRLIGVCKAPIIQHFAETISGTSTIRSYDQQSRFRETNMKLTDGYSRPNFNIVGAMEWLCFRLDMLSSVTFAFSLLVLISIPPGIIDPGIAGLVVTYGLNLNMIQAWVIWNLCNIENKIISVERILQYTSIPSEPPLVVEETRPNPSWPSYGEVDIQDLQVRYAPHLPLVLRGLTCKFRGGWKTGIVGRTGSGKSTLIQTLFRIVEPTCGQIMIDNINISSIGLHDLRSKLSIIPQDPTMFEGTVRNNLDPLEEYTDEQIWEALDKCQLGDEVRKKEGKLDSTVSENGENWSMGQRQLVCLGRVLLKKSKVLVLDEATASVDTATDNLIQQTLRQHFSDSTVITIAHRITSVVDSDMVLLLSQGLIEEYDTPTTLLENKSSSFAQLVTEYTMRSNSNFQKFVDH; the protein is encoded by the exons ATGAACAACAACGTTGTTCATTCCCTCATGCACTCTCTTCTCCTCAATCCCATTTTCCTTAATGTCTTATCCGCCTCCCTCCACTGTCTCTTATTGCTATCAGCTTCGCTGTCATGGCTTTGGAACAAAATGACATTCACGCCAGGAACCGGGGAAGAAGACTCTAAGGAGAAAGAGAAACCCAATGACAGTGAGACCCTCTTCAAAACGACCGTGTTTTGTTCTCTTGGTGTTTCTGCTTTCAGTTTCGTTCTCTGTTTCTTCAATTACTTCTATTGGTATGCTAGTGGGTGGTCAGAACAAAAGTTTATGACCCTTTTGGATTTGGCTCTCAAAACACTTGCTTGGGGTGTTGTTTGCGTTTCCTTGCACAAAGGGTTCTTCGTTTTTGGTTCCGGTGAAAGAAGCTTCAGGTTTTCACTCATCTTCAGAGTTTGGTGCGCCTTGTATCTCGTTTTTTCTTGTTATTCCTTCGTGGTGGATATTGTTGTTGTGACCAAGATACCTACTCAGTTATTGGTTTATGATGTTATGTCCACCTGTGCggggtttttgtttttttacgTCGGGTACTTTGTGAAAAAAAAGGGTCACGTTAACGGTATCGAGGAACCTCTTTTGAATAATGATGCAAAAGAGACCAAGGGTGGGGACAATGTTACTCCTTTCTCCCATGCTGGAGTTTTTAGCATTCTCACTTTCGCTTGGGTGGGTTCTCTTGTGGCTGCTGGCTACAAAAAGACCTTGAACCTTGAGGATGTTCCTCTGCTAGACAACAAAGACAGTGTGGCTGGTGCTTTTCCTAGTTTCAGAGATAGACTTGAGGTTGATTATGGTGCAAATGCAATTAACAGTCTCACCACGCTTAAGCTGGTGAAGAGTTTAGTAATGTCAGCGTGGAAGGAAATTCTGTTCACAGCTTTTCTTGCATTGTTAAGCGCCTTGGCTTCTTATGTTGGTCCTTACCTTATTGAAGGTTTTGTTCAGTATCTTGATGGACAAAGACAGTATGAAAACCAGGGTTATGTTTTGGTTTCTGCCTTTTTCTTTGCAAAAATTGTGGAGTGCCTCTCTCAAAGGCATTGGTTCTTTAGGTTGCAGCAGATTGGACTTCGAATTCGAGCACTGCTTGTTGTGATGATCTACAATAAGGCTCTCACAGTTTCTTGTCAATCAAAGCTGGGCCACACTTCTGGGGAAATAATCAATTTCATGTCTGTTGATGCTGAAAGAGTTGGTGTCTTCAGTTGGTACATGCATGATTTGTGGATGGTGGCGTTGCAAGTCGCATTGGCCTTGTTGATTTTGTATAAAAACCTTGGCCTTGCTTCCGTTGCTGCTCTTGTTGCAACCATTGTTGTTATGTTGGCAAATGTTCCCTTGGGGTCATTACAAGAGAAGTTTCAAAATAAGTTGATGGAGTCAAAAGATATTAGAATGAAGGCCACATCCGAGATTTTGAGGAACATGAGGATCCTCAAACTACAAGGTTGGGAAATGAAGTTTCTATCAAAAATAACTGAGCTCAGGAAAACTGAGGAAGGCTGGTTAAAAAGCTTTGTTTATACCTCAGCCATGACCACATTTGTGTTTTGGGGTGCACCCACATTTGTATCTGTGGTTACTTTCGGCACTTGTATGTTTCTAGGGATACCCCTTGAAGCAGGAAAGATCTTGTCTGCACTTGCAACATTCCGGATTCTTCAAGAGCCAATATATAACCTTCCTGATACAATTTCTATGATAGCACAAACTAAAGTTTCTCTTGATAGGATTTCATCATTCCTTCGGCTTGATGACTTACCGTCTGATGTTGTTGAGAAGCTTCCCCAGGGAAGTTCTAATACAGCAATTGAAGTAATTGATGGAAACTTCTCTTGGGATTTATCTTCCCCTAACCCAACATTGCAAAATATAAACTTTCAAGTTTTTCTTGGGATGAGGGTTGCTGTTTGTGGTGCTGTTGGATCAGGCAAGTCTACTTTACTTTCTTGTGTATTGGGAGAGGTACCTAAGATATCAGGCGATCTTAAGGTTTGCGGAACAAAGGCCTATGTTGCTCAGTCTCCATGGATACAAAGCGGCAAGATAGAGgataatattttgtttggtAAACCCATGGATAGGGAAAGGTATGAGAAGGTACTGGAAGCTTGTTCCTTGAAGAAGGACCTGGAGATTTTTTCTTTCGGTGATCAGACAATTATAGGAGAACGTGGAATAAATATGAGTGGTGGACAGAAACAAAGAATTCAAATTGCACGTGCTCTCTACCAAGATGCCGATATATATCTATTTGATGATCCCTTTAGTGCTGTGGATGCTCACACAGGCTCTCATCTGTTTAAG GAATGCTTGCTGGGTCATTTATGTTCAAAAACAGTGGTTTATGTCACTCATCAGGTGGAGTTCTTACCCACCGCTGACCTTATATTG GTCATGAAAGATGGGAGAATTACTCAATGTGGAAAGTATATTGATCTGCTTAATAGTGGTACTGATTTTATGGAACTTGTCGGTGCACACAGAAAAGCTCTATCTACTCTAGATTCATTGGATGGAGGGACAACATCTAATGAAATAAGTAccttaaaaaaagaagaaaatgtctGTGGCACACATGATTTTAAAGAGAAAGAGGTAAGCAAAGATGTGCAAAATGGGGAAACAGACAACAAAACTGAACCAAAAGGTCAGCTTGTTCAAGAAGAAGAAAGGGAGAAAGGTAAAGTTGGGTTTTTAGTCTATTGGAAGTATATCACAACGGCATATGGTGGAGCTATGGTACCTTTCATATTGTTGGCTCAGATTCTTTTTCAAGCTCTTCAAATAGGAAGCAATTATTGGATGGCTTGGGCCACTCCCATCTCAACACATGTGCAACCTCGTGTTGAAGGAATGACTCTTATAGGAGTCTATGTTAGTTTGGCTGTTGCAAGTTCTTTCTGTGTCCTTGTCAGAGCAATGCTTCTTGTCACAACAGGTTATAAGACAGCTACTATACTCTTCAATAAAATGCACTTCAGCGTTTTCCGTGCTCCAATGTTATTTTTTGATTCCACTCCAAGTGGCCGAGTACTTAACAGA GCTTCAACTGACCAAAGTGCAGTGGATACAGACATTCCTTATCAAATTGGCTCACTTGCCTTCTCAATGATCCAGCTTCTGGGAATTATAGCAGTGATGTCCCAGGTTGCATGGCAGGTTTTCATTGTCTTTATACCTGTAATAGCAGTCAGCATATGGTATCAG CAATATTATATACCATCAGCTCGAGAACTATCACGTTTAATTGGAGTCTGCAAAGCTCCAATCATTCAACACTTTGCTGAGACAATTTCTGGTACTTCAACCATCAGAAGCTATGACCAGCAGTCAAGATTTAGAGAGACAAATATGAAACTGACTGATGGATATTCTCGGCCAAACTTCAATATTGTTGGCGCCATGGAATGGTTGTGCTTCCGCTTAGATATGTTGTCTTCAGTCACATTTGCCTTTTCCTTATTAGTCTTAATATCTATTCCACCGGGAATCATTGATCCAG GCATTGCTGGTTTAGttgttacatatggacttaaTTTGAACATGATACAAGCTTGGGTGATATGGAATCTGTGTAACATAGAGAACAAAATTATATCAGTAGAAAGAATACTTCAATATACTAGTATTCCTAGTGAGCCTCCCCTTGTTGTAGAAGAAACTCGCCCCAACCCTTCTTGGCCATCATATGGCGAGGTTGATATACAAGATTTGCAG GTTCGTTATGCTCCACATCTTCCTCTTGTGTTGCGTGGTCTAACATGTAAGTTTCGTGGAGGATGGAAAACTGGCATTGTTGGGAGAACAGGAAGTGGTAAATCCACTCTCATTCAAACACTTTTCCGAATTGTTGAGCCTACCTGTGGTCAGATCATGATTGACAACATCAACATCTCTTCAATTGGACTTCATGATTTGAGGTCTAAACTAAGCATTATTCCTCAGGATCCAACAATGTTCGAAGGAACTGTGAGAAATAATCTAGATCCTCTGGAAGAATACACTGATGAACAAATTTGGGAG GCCCTGGATAAGTGTCAACTTGGAGATGAAGTTAGAAAGAAAGAAGGAAAGCTCGACTCCACAG TTAGTGAGAATGGTGAGAATTGGAGTATGGGTCAGAGGCAGTTGGTCTGCCTTGGCAGGGTGCTTCTTAAGAAAAGCAAGGTTTTGGTGCTTGATGAAGCCACTGCATCAGTAGATACAGCTACAGATAATTTGATTCAGCAGACTCTTAGGCAACATTTCTCTGACTCTACAGTCATTACCATTGCACATAGAATAACTTCTGTTGTTGACAGTGATATGGTTCTGCTTCTTAGCCAAG GACTTATTGAGGAGTATGACACCCCAACAACTTTGCTAGAGAACAAGTCCTCATCTTTTGCACAACTTGTTACAGAGTATACCATGCGGTCCAACTCCAATTTTCAGAAATTTGTGGATCACTGA